In the genome of Montipora foliosa isolate CH-2021 chromosome 3, ASM3666993v2, whole genome shotgun sequence, one region contains:
- the LOC137996866 gene encoding protein jagunal homolog 1-A-like encodes MASRDGPRAAGTDGSDFAHRQRIASHYKDSVQWKAKLKACLSFHIFLILCVGAWIAAAFSGLVKTKPQHWELAWLLSLVPAVVGLASITKNNVKQIYVCAGGILLVGVGPLVFGACLMIQQIIFSAKREKASPTEAWQSAPIKMAAVAFLIQFHGISLYYMNKLTSAWNAKGEKKTS; translated from the exons ATGGCCTCCAGGGATGGTCCCCGTGCAGCTGGAACAGATGGATCAGACTTTGCACACAGACAGCGTATAGCTTCACATTACAAAGACAGCGTGCAATGGAAGGCTAAATTAAAGGCCTGTCTTTCCTTCCATATATTTCTTATCTTGTGTGTCGGGGCTTGGATTGCTGCGGCCTTCAGTGg ATTGGTTAAGACAAAGCCACAGCACTGGGAATTGGCCTGGTTATTGAGTCTCGTTCCTGCAGTTGTAGGACTTGCAAGCATTACAAAGAATAATGTAAAACAGATATATGTTTGTGCAGGTGGAATTTTGTTAGTGGGAGTTGGGCCTTTAGTATTTGGTGCCTGTTTGATGATACAACAGATTATTTTCAGTGCCAAGAGAGAAAAAGCCTCTCCAACAGAGGCCTGGCAAAGTGCTCCTATAAAAATGGCAGCTGTAGCTTTTCTTATCCAGTTTCACGGCATCAGCTTATACTACATGAACAAGTTGACTAGTGCATGGAATGCAAAGGGAGAAAAGAAGACTTCATAA
- the LOC137996865 gene encoding interleukin-1 receptor-associated kinase 1-binding protein 1 homolog — translation MSRLESKKHSPAHVFAQFSSLRENEGGNDANNGCKHEGSPGNRREIQITESGEVSLPPDKARVSIVCTNAKESVEEVKTSVNRRVDYVLQTLKSYHIKEYKMHKSLEKVEKLYRLEVEVVVEFGDFSKCEQVCNILVEKLDDTVKVSSPELYHSPGRLDSQRRQACVCAVRNARNKALEVVQMFNQSLGPPLFIREEQFDEFVGSTNTESVHGERTPEEQMTFQQRVTLTTVTVNVKIFIVFEIREKAKTRKRK, via the exons ATGAGTCGGCTGGAATCTAAAAAACATAGTCCCGCACACGTGTTCGCTCAGTTTTCCTCTTTGCGAGAAAATGAAGGTGGTAATGACGCAAACAATGGATGTAAACACGAAGGATCGCCAGGTAACAGACGAGAGATTCAGATAACGGAAAGCGGAGAAGTTAGTCTTCCTCCGGACAAGGCGAGGGTGTCGATCGTCTGCACTAACGCTAAA GAATCTGTTGAGGAGGTTAAAACCAGTGTGAATCGACGAGTAGATTACGTGCTGCAAACACTGAAGTCCTATCATATCAAGGAATATAAAATGCATAAATCTTTGGAAAAAGTAGAAAAGTTATACAGGCTGGAGGTTGAAGTAGTTGTTGAGTTTGGCGACTTCTCAAAGTGTGAACAGGTGTGCAATATCTTGGTGGAAAAACTGGATGACACTGTTAAAGTATCAAGCCCGGAACTTTATCACTCACCGGGAAGGCTTGATTCACAGAG gcGACAAGCATGTGTTTGTGCTGTTCGAAATGCAAGGAACAAAGCTCTTGAAGTTGTCCAAATGTTTAATCAGTCTTTAGGTCCACCACTTTTTATTCGTGAAGAACAGTTTGATGAGTTTGTGGGGTCAACAAATACTGAGAGTGTACATGGTGAAAGGACACCTGAAGAACAAATGACTTTTCAGCAAAGGGTTACCCTAACAACTGTGACAGTCAATGTCAAGATCTTTATTGTATTTGAGATACGGGAAAAAGCAAAGACACGTAAAAGGAAGTAG
- the LOC137996869 gene encoding uncharacterized protein, whose product MLNLLRVYFLTVLSHSGVKRGADAFDIPKPTETQAKWLDYEVGAIVHFNMQTYDRSMKAGQVAPADTFNPTELSTDQWVQAAKSFGAKYIIFTIDHFSGFLMWPSETNYNYSVKHTKWRKGNGDVLLDFMKSSRKYNLEFGVFYSVHNNWYIGVDNYTTGHRTTQDKYQKLVEEQMRELFGKDSPYKDPFYIWFDAGIVPGESPNVGPIIRELAANSLCDECPTFAGNQGLRWVGNENALAPLPHWYAVPKEKCSMKTNYGEVIQGNPWGELFCPANCDTVIREHFWFWEPDTEYAVKSVQRLLQEYLTSVGHGCTLLLNINPDTRGKVPEIDLTAYEELGDAIKLLYKDPVTKHFKQEMRVGKEKKWNFKPFRGLNGSVILMEDVANVGQLVMEYELKIKTKTRWVSLPEAGNTIGHKRIHPFPKHLEMKKISAISLKINKLVTKQDSVTLREVSVYNWDDAAKRKLI is encoded by the exons ATGTTGAACCTTCTACGTGTTTATTTTTTAACCGTGCTGAGCCATTCTGGCGTAAAGAGAGGAGCAGATGCTTTTGACATCCCCAAGCCCACGGAAACCCAGGCTAAATGGCTGGATTATGAGGTTGGAGCAATTGTTCACTTTAATATGCAAACATATGATCGCAGCATGAAGGCAG GTCAAGTAGCACCCGCTGATACCTTCAACCCAACGGAGCTGTCAACCGACCAATGGGTACAAGCGGCTAAAAGCTTTGGCGCTAAATATATAATTTTCACCATTGATCACTTCAGCGGTTTCCTAATGTGGCCCAGCGAAACCAACTACAACTACTCCGTCAAGCACACTAAATGGAGAAAGGGAAACGGTGACGTACTGTTAGATTTCATGAAGTCCAGTCGAAAGTACAACTTGGAATTCGGGGTGTTCTATAGCGTGCACAATAACTGGTACATAGGAGTAGATAACTATACAACTGGACATAGAACAACTCAGGACAAATATCAAAAGCTCGTGGAAGAACAAATGCGCGAATTGTTTGGCAAAGACTCTCCCTACAAAGATCCTTTTTACATCTGGTTTGACGCTGGCATTGTTCCAGGGGAGAGCCCCAATGTTGGGCCAATCATACGGGAGTTGGCAGCGAACTCATTGTGCGACGAATGTCCGACTTTTGCTGGTAATCAAGGCTTGCGGTGGGTTGGTAACGAGAATGCTTTGGCACCCTTGCCACACTGGTACGCGGTACCCAAAGAAAAATGCTCCATGAAGACTAACTACG GAGAAGTGATTCAGGGAAACCCTTGGGGTGAGCTGTTCTGTCCTGCTAACTGCGATACAGTTATACGTGAACACTTTTGGTTTTGGGAGCCTGATACCGAGTACGCTGTTAAGAGCGTACAAAGACTTCTTCAGGAATATCTTACAAGCGTGGGACACGGTTGTACGCTGCTCCTTAACATTAATCCCGACACCCGCGGGAAAGTGCCCGAAATAGATCTCACTGCCTACGAAGAACTAGGAGATGCCATTAAATTGCTGTACAAAGATCCAGTCACTaaacatttcaaacaagaaatGCGTgttggaaaggaaaagaaatggaatttTAAGCCATTTAGAGGACTGAATGGTTCCGTAATACTGATGGAAGATGTCGCTAATGTTGGTCAGTTAGTAATGGAATATGAATTGAAGAttaaaaccaaaacaagatGGGTTTCGCTCCCTGAAGCAGGAAATACAATTGGTCACAAGAGAATTCACCCTTTCCCTAAACATCTAGAGATGAAGAAGATTTCCGCAATTAGTTTGAAGATAAATAAGCTGGTTACTAAACAGGATTCTGTGACTCTAAGGGAGGTGTCTGTTTACAACTGGGACGATGCggcaaaaagaaaactaatatAA
- the LOC137996868 gene encoding ralBP1-associated Eps domain-containing protein 1-like isoform X2 — MFGNLFDGSQNTVWCLTLEGAWKDGDSLVPSNSRANNIQWAAFSPTAESPAETPSVWNKELDEEHSSSDEDSDRSSSPELAGEEGEVLLRAPSLASFAESISSIEEESEDNLWRIMPEQREYYTKQFRRLQPVQDGVVKGPRARDFFMKSGFPVEVLSKIWHLSDINKDNALDLNEFCIAMHLVVALRHGFDLPATLPAVLMPHQKEAALTVSAHSFERLERNADGDIEHEGRNVSSPDRVPNEPVHQKDDTPLDNENAGRSRSFSDPTSVEDAADGQFRRASVPASPVRPLDITMPSSPNQGNEPGPMSPGQAVTTEIEIARPRAAVKPSLLDALPGQLLPPPSGKQTRDGWTPTGKTKFIYQATPDQTDALSSDALSTPPSSPEEETPTSPLSPDNRKTPSPTPLEVAEEEEKDSAKEDSEKVVVFRASRRSGERPRSTGDVKSSNQSEVNSPRTPRDDESQSSLSSEGRREPPPPPPRNKKGHSRSSSLDLNKLFATKSKENRGTPPSSSSSYSSQTSESVRPGKIDQTSSGDKSENSSSSEAVDTESDKVQKQENFADFSRFESFVEAQETVNDDEEKKDVPQPKLHRRSFSLDDTQDVAWSQPLPKTSNEVTTTLARPIHNQEALPRPVPKLKPPSPPTLKQGRRLDKDGEKHERKLNTEPPKVVVRPLTKEDKLNSRIQDLKEKNASLSKVNNELQEELKSIMERRAALELRLEKLKSPSS, encoded by the exons atgttcggaaatttgtttgatggaagccaaaacacaGTTTGGTGCTTAACccttgaag GGGCCTGGAAAGATGGTGACAGCTTAGTTCCCAGCAACAGCAGAGCTAATAACATACAATGGGCTGCCTTCTCACCAACTGCAGAATCACCAGCTGAAACTCCCAGTGTATGGAACAAAGAACTTGACGAGGAGCACAGCTCTAGTGATGAAGATTCTGACCGCAGCAGTTCGCCAGAGCTTGCAGGGGAAGAGGGAGAAGTCCTTCTTAG GGCTCCATCACTTGCAAGTTTTGCCGAGAGTATCAGCAGCATTGAGGAAGAATCAGAGGACAACTTATGGCGCATCATGCCAGAACAGAGAGAATATTATACAAAGCAGTTTAGAAGACTGCAGCCTGTACAGGATGGAGTAGTAAAAG GTCCAAGGGCGAGGGACTTTTTCATGAAGTCTGGCTTTCCTGTAGAGGTGCTATCAAAAATATG GCACTTGTCAGACATAAATAAAGATAATGCTCTGGACCTTAACGAGTTCTGTATTGCCATGCACCTTGTTGTTGCATTGCGGCATGGCTTTGATTTGCCAGCAACTCTACCCGCAGTCTTGATGCCACACCAGAAAGAAGCGGCTCTCACAG TCTCTGCGCACTCATTTGAAAGGCTTGAGAGGAATGCAGATGGAGATATAGAACATGAAGGGAGGAATGTTTCATCACCAGAT CGTGTTCCTAATGAGCCAGTGCACCAGAAGGATGACACACCGCTTGATAACGAAAATGCGGGGAGATCCAGATCATTCTCTGATCCAACATCAGTTGAAGATGCTGCAGATGGGCAATTTCGAAGGGCCAGCGTACCAGCAAGTCCTGTTAGACCTTTGGATATTACTATGCCTTCATCCCCAAATCAGGGAAATGAACCTGGTCCAATGAGTCCAGGCCAAGCAGTAACGACAGAAATAGAAATAGCCAGACCCAGGGCGGCTGTCAAACCAAGCTTACTCGATGCACTTCCTGGACAGCTACTACCACCACCCTCGGGGAAACAAACCCGTGATGGATGGACACCCACTGGCAAAACCAAGTTTATTTATCAAGCAACACCTGACCAAACAGATGCATTGTCTTCTGATGCACTTTCTACCCCTCCATCGTCCCCTGAGGAGGAAACGCCTACATCACCCCTCTCCCCTGACAACAGGAAAACCCCCTCACCTACCCCTCTTGAAGTAGCGGAGGAAGAGGAAAAAGACTCCGCAAAGGAAGACTCTGAAAAGGTGGTGGTTTTCCGTGCAAGCAGGAGAAGTGGGGAGAGGCCAAGGTCGACTGGAGATGTAAAGAGTAGTAATCAAAGTGAAGTAAATTCACCAAGAACGCCTAGGGATGATGAAAGTCAGAGCTCCTTGTCTTCGGAGGGACGCAGAGAACCCCCTCCTCCACCCCCTAGAAACAAGAAAGGGCACTCAAGGTCATCCTCTCTGGATTTAAACAAACTCTTTGCTACAAAGAGCAAGGAAAATCGAG gTACACCACCATCATCCTCTTCAAGCTATTCAAGCCAG actaGTGAAAGTGTACGTCCAGGGAAGATTGATCAGACCTCCTCGGGCGACAAAAGTGAAAATTCCAGCAGCAGTGAAGCTGTGGACACGGAGAGTGACAAAGTGCAAAAACAGGAGAACTTTGCAGACTTCAGCAGATTTGAAAGTTTCGTAGAGGCACAAGAAACAGTTAATGATGACGAAGAGAAAAAAGATGTGCCTCAACCCAAGCTTCATAGAAGGTCTTTTTCTCTGGATGACACTCAG GATGTTGCCTGGTCACAACCACTTCCGAAAACCTCCAATGAAG TTACCACGACACTTGCCAGACCAATTCACAATCAAGAGGCTCTTCCCAGACCAGTTCCTAAGTTG AAACCCCCAAGTCCTCCGACTCTGAAACAAGGAAGAAGACTTGATAAAGATGGAGAAAAACATGAGAGAAAACTCAACACAGAACCGCCAAAAGTTGTTGTAAG ACCTTTAACCAAGGAAGATAAATTAAACTCTAGAATACaagatttaaaagaaaagaatgcTTCACTTTCAAAGGTTAACAATGAACTTCAGGAGGAACTTAAATCG ATAATGGAAAGACGAGCGGCTCTGGAACTCCGGTTGGAAAAGTTGAAGTCGCCTTCATCGTAG
- the LOC137996868 gene encoding ralBP1-associated Eps domain-containing protein 1-like isoform X1, with amino-acid sequence MKAMNRTLLVEEGDDEVNNRQDKKKKEKDKLADSAEKKKKSGFKKADGKREAHHNSSSKVTPADDLADMAAVNPNTEEMSSPVGTPAVPSPFVPSGSTSFQGNIVVIPPPRPMTLQQIPPQNVAQRENNWPQQQYQMAGFVLPQQLPQQPQLHCQAPAAHFIPANFQIPHQPLQQMQGQFVAQPYHQISQYQVPQYPTSSGMPVQGVAYGGQVSGHTQRMTRAQPLPTSTSLPADQGPSSAQPTWETIATPASPPAVSSEESSWTNLPVTELREERAWKDGDSLVPSNSRANNIQWAAFSPTAESPAETPSVWNKELDEEHSSSDEDSDRSSSPELAGEEGEVLLRAPSLASFAESISSIEEESEDNLWRIMPEQREYYTKQFRRLQPVQDGVVKGPRARDFFMKSGFPVEVLSKIWHLSDINKDNALDLNEFCIAMHLVVALRHGFDLPATLPAVLMPHQKEAALTVSAHSFERLERNADGDIEHEGRNVSSPDRVPNEPVHQKDDTPLDNENAGRSRSFSDPTSVEDAADGQFRRASVPASPVRPLDITMPSSPNQGNEPGPMSPGQAVTTEIEIARPRAAVKPSLLDALPGQLLPPPSGKQTRDGWTPTGKTKFIYQATPDQTDALSSDALSTPPSSPEEETPTSPLSPDNRKTPSPTPLEVAEEEEKDSAKEDSEKVVVFRASRRSGERPRSTGDVKSSNQSEVNSPRTPRDDESQSSLSSEGRREPPPPPPRNKKGHSRSSSLDLNKLFATKSKENRGTPPSSSSSYSSQTSESVRPGKIDQTSSGDKSENSSSSEAVDTESDKVQKQENFADFSRFESFVEAQETVNDDEEKKDVPQPKLHRRSFSLDDTQDVAWSQPLPKTSNEVTTTLARPIHNQEALPRPVPKLKPPSPPTLKQGRRLDKDGEKHERKLNTEPPKVVVRPLTKEDKLNSRIQDLKEKNASLSKVNNELQEELKSIMERRAALELRLEKLKSPSS; translated from the exons ATGAAAG CTATGAACCGAACTTTGCTTGTTGAGGAAGGAGATGATGAGGTTAATAACAGACAAgataagaagaagaaagaaaaagacaagcTTGCAGATTCAGCAG agaaaaagaagaaaagtggATTTAAAAAAGCTGATGGAAAGAGGGAAGCTCACCATAACAGCTCCTCTAAAGTAACTCCCGCTGATGACTTGGCTGACATGGCGGCAGTGAATCCCAATACTGAGGAAATGAGTTCCCCTGTGGGAACTCCAGCTGTTCCTTCTCCTTTTGTTCCATCTGGATCAACAAGTTTCCAAGGAAATATCGTTGTCATTCCACCACCAAGACCAATGACTCTTCAGCAAATTCCTCCTCAAAATGTTGCTCAAAGAGAAAATAACTGGCCTCAGCAACAATATCAAATGGCAGGGTTTGTTTTACCACAGCAACTGCCACAACAACCTCAGCTGCATTGCCAAGCACCTGCTGCCCATTTTATACCAGCAAATTTCCAAATTCCACATCAGCCTCTTCAACAGATGCAAGGGCAGTTTGTTGCCCAGCCATATCATCAAATCTCCCAATACCAAGTGCCACAGTATCCTACATCTAGTGGTATGCCTGTGCAGGGGGTTGCATATGGTGGTCAAGTTTCAGGGCACACACAAAGGATGACTAGAGCACAACCATTACCTACTTCAACCTCGTTGCCAG CTGACCAGGGGCCCAGCTCTGCTCAACCTACTTGGGAAACAATAGCCACACCAGCCAGTCCACCAGCAGTCAGCAGTGAGGAATCATCTTGGACAAACCTTCCTGTGACTGAACTTAGGGAGGAAA GGGCCTGGAAAGATGGTGACAGCTTAGTTCCCAGCAACAGCAGAGCTAATAACATACAATGGGCTGCCTTCTCACCAACTGCAGAATCACCAGCTGAAACTCCCAGTGTATGGAACAAAGAACTTGACGAGGAGCACAGCTCTAGTGATGAAGATTCTGACCGCAGCAGTTCGCCAGAGCTTGCAGGGGAAGAGGGAGAAGTCCTTCTTAG GGCTCCATCACTTGCAAGTTTTGCCGAGAGTATCAGCAGCATTGAGGAAGAATCAGAGGACAACTTATGGCGCATCATGCCAGAACAGAGAGAATATTATACAAAGCAGTTTAGAAGACTGCAGCCTGTACAGGATGGAGTAGTAAAAG GTCCAAGGGCGAGGGACTTTTTCATGAAGTCTGGCTTTCCTGTAGAGGTGCTATCAAAAATATG GCACTTGTCAGACATAAATAAAGATAATGCTCTGGACCTTAACGAGTTCTGTATTGCCATGCACCTTGTTGTTGCATTGCGGCATGGCTTTGATTTGCCAGCAACTCTACCCGCAGTCTTGATGCCACACCAGAAAGAAGCGGCTCTCACAG TCTCTGCGCACTCATTTGAAAGGCTTGAGAGGAATGCAGATGGAGATATAGAACATGAAGGGAGGAATGTTTCATCACCAGAT CGTGTTCCTAATGAGCCAGTGCACCAGAAGGATGACACACCGCTTGATAACGAAAATGCGGGGAGATCCAGATCATTCTCTGATCCAACATCAGTTGAAGATGCTGCAGATGGGCAATTTCGAAGGGCCAGCGTACCAGCAAGTCCTGTTAGACCTTTGGATATTACTATGCCTTCATCCCCAAATCAGGGAAATGAACCTGGTCCAATGAGTCCAGGCCAAGCAGTAACGACAGAAATAGAAATAGCCAGACCCAGGGCGGCTGTCAAACCAAGCTTACTCGATGCACTTCCTGGACAGCTACTACCACCACCCTCGGGGAAACAAACCCGTGATGGATGGACACCCACTGGCAAAACCAAGTTTATTTATCAAGCAACACCTGACCAAACAGATGCATTGTCTTCTGATGCACTTTCTACCCCTCCATCGTCCCCTGAGGAGGAAACGCCTACATCACCCCTCTCCCCTGACAACAGGAAAACCCCCTCACCTACCCCTCTTGAAGTAGCGGAGGAAGAGGAAAAAGACTCCGCAAAGGAAGACTCTGAAAAGGTGGTGGTTTTCCGTGCAAGCAGGAGAAGTGGGGAGAGGCCAAGGTCGACTGGAGATGTAAAGAGTAGTAATCAAAGTGAAGTAAATTCACCAAGAACGCCTAGGGATGATGAAAGTCAGAGCTCCTTGTCTTCGGAGGGACGCAGAGAACCCCCTCCTCCACCCCCTAGAAACAAGAAAGGGCACTCAAGGTCATCCTCTCTGGATTTAAACAAACTCTTTGCTACAAAGAGCAAGGAAAATCGAG gTACACCACCATCATCCTCTTCAAGCTATTCAAGCCAG actaGTGAAAGTGTACGTCCAGGGAAGATTGATCAGACCTCCTCGGGCGACAAAAGTGAAAATTCCAGCAGCAGTGAAGCTGTGGACACGGAGAGTGACAAAGTGCAAAAACAGGAGAACTTTGCAGACTTCAGCAGATTTGAAAGTTTCGTAGAGGCACAAGAAACAGTTAATGATGACGAAGAGAAAAAAGATGTGCCTCAACCCAAGCTTCATAGAAGGTCTTTTTCTCTGGATGACACTCAG GATGTTGCCTGGTCACAACCACTTCCGAAAACCTCCAATGAAG TTACCACGACACTTGCCAGACCAATTCACAATCAAGAGGCTCTTCCCAGACCAGTTCCTAAGTTG AAACCCCCAAGTCCTCCGACTCTGAAACAAGGAAGAAGACTTGATAAAGATGGAGAAAAACATGAGAGAAAACTCAACACAGAACCGCCAAAAGTTGTTGTAAG ACCTTTAACCAAGGAAGATAAATTAAACTCTAGAATACaagatttaaaagaaaagaatgcTTCACTTTCAAAGGTTAACAATGAACTTCAGGAGGAACTTAAATCG ATAATGGAAAGACGAGCGGCTCTGGAACTCCGGTTGGAAAAGTTGAAGTCGCCTTCATCGTAG